The following are encoded in a window of Vicinamibacterales bacterium genomic DNA:
- a CDS encoding HPr family phosphocarrier protein translates to MQTCQLSISNALGLHARAAAKFVHTAGGFASHIRVARGDREVDGKSIMGLLLLAAAQGSAIRISADGPDEADAIAALCALVERGFDDVPLDGAQGGPA, encoded by the coding sequence ATGCAGACGTGCCAGCTGTCGATCTCGAACGCGCTCGGATTGCACGCGAGGGCCGCGGCGAAGTTCGTGCACACCGCGGGCGGCTTCGCCTCGCACATCCGGGTCGCGCGCGGCGACCGCGAGGTCGACGGCAAGAGCATCATGGGGCTGCTGCTGCTGGCCGCGGCGCAGGGGAGCGCCATCCGCATCTCGGCGGACGGCCCGGACGAGGCCGACGCGATCGCCGCGCTCTGCGCGCTCGTCGAGCGCGGATTCGACGACGTGCCCTTGGACGGGGCGCAGGGCGGGCCGGCGTGA
- the rapZ gene encoding RNase adapter RapZ has product MKERRHAARRAARTAVASRFVVLTGLSGSGKSQAIRALEDLGYFCVDNLPVGLLPMLAELTLRAGSDIGRAAVVVDAREGKMLDELPKVLRRLRGMRLLNPVLIFLDAQDAVLVRRFSETRRPHPLAPDRSAIEGIREERERMKPLRRLADHVVDTSAMTVHELRHAFRNVETGRSPGAQLVVTVLSFGFKHGIPVDSDLLFDVRFLPNPHFVPALRPHTGRDREVRLFLDKSSATHEFLEHTLNLLRFLIPQYVAEGKSYLTVGIGCTGGRHRSVMVAEAIKKGLSGLKGVQSRVRHRDIAIE; this is encoded by the coding sequence GTGAAGGAACGGAGACACGCGGCGCGCCGCGCCGCCCGCACGGCAGTTGCTTCGCGGTTCGTGGTCCTGACCGGGCTGTCCGGGTCGGGCAAGTCGCAGGCGATCCGCGCACTCGAGGATCTCGGCTACTTCTGCGTCGACAACCTGCCAGTCGGGCTGCTGCCGATGCTCGCCGAGCTGACGCTGCGCGCTGGCAGCGACATCGGACGCGCCGCCGTGGTTGTCGATGCGCGGGAGGGGAAGATGCTCGACGAACTGCCGAAAGTGCTGCGGCGGCTCCGCGGCATGCGCCTCCTGAATCCGGTGCTCATTTTTCTCGACGCCCAGGACGCAGTGCTGGTGCGCCGGTTCAGCGAGACGCGCCGGCCGCACCCGCTGGCCCCCGATCGGTCGGCGATCGAAGGGATCCGCGAGGAACGGGAGCGGATGAAGCCGCTGCGCCGTCTCGCCGATCACGTGGTCGACACCTCCGCGATGACGGTGCACGAGCTGCGGCACGCGTTCCGCAACGTCGAGACCGGCCGCTCGCCAGGCGCGCAACTGGTCGTGACGGTGCTCAGCTTTGGGTTCAAGCACGGCATTCCGGTCGATTCGGATCTGCTCTTCGACGTCCGCTTCCTGCCCAACCCGCATTTCGTCCCCGCGCTGCGCCCGCACACCGGACGCGACCGGGAGGTCCGGCTGTTTCTCGACAAGTCGTCGGCGACGCACGAGTTCCTCGAGCACACGCTGAACCTGTTGCGGTTCCTGATCCCGCAGTACGTCGCGGAAGGAAAGTCGTATCTGACGGTCGGGATCGGCTGCACGGGCGGACGCCACAGGTCGGTGATGGTGGCGGAGGCGATCAAGAAGGGGCTGAGCGGGCTCAAGGGAGTTCAGAGCAGGGTCAGGCATAGGGATATTGCGATCGAATAG
- a CDS encoding PTS sugar transporter subunit IIA, with the protein MRVGVVVVTHGQLAAELLNAAEMIVGDLPHFAAVSIGWHDDVDQARNEIGKAIERVREKASAAGGPAGVLVLTDMFGGTPANLGVTFLDTDKVEVITGLNLAMLMKLARPLKDTDLLTLARDIREQGRNAIWVASDLIRGEKT; encoded by the coding sequence ATGCGCGTCGGAGTCGTCGTCGTCACCCACGGCCAGCTCGCGGCGGAGCTGCTGAACGCGGCGGAGATGATCGTCGGCGATCTGCCGCACTTCGCCGCCGTATCGATCGGCTGGCACGACGACGTCGACCAGGCGCGCAACGAGATCGGCAAGGCGATCGAGCGCGTGCGTGAGAAGGCGTCGGCCGCCGGCGGCCCGGCCGGCGTTCTCGTACTCACCGACATGTTCGGCGGCACGCCCGCGAATCTCGGCGTCACCTTCCTCGACACCGACAAGGTCGAAGTGATTACCGGCCTGAACCTGGCGATGCTGATGAAGCTGGCGCGGCCGCTGAAGGACACGGATCTGCTGACCCTCGCCCGCGACATCCGCGAGCAGGGGCGCAACGCCATCTGGGTTGCGTCGGACCTGATTCGCGGCGAGAAGACGTAA